The sequence below is a genomic window from Paenibacillus silvisoli.
CGAATTGTTCGGCTTGGTGCTCAAATCGCGCGTCGAGCAGATCAATGCCAGGTTTACCGAAATCGTAGCGAGCCCGGATACGGCTGGTCTTGGCAACCCTCTCCAGCTCATTGCCGAAGGCATGGTCCGTTCCACGAGCCATCAAGACGTGACGAACAAAATTTTCATTTACCTGCTGAGTCAAATGGACAATGCGAAGGTCGAAGCGATCCTCCAAGACATTTACCGGTTTACGTTGGACACCTGCACGGGCTGGATTGAAGTCGGCAAGCTGCACAAGGTGATTCCCGCCGAGGCCGACGGAGCGCAAATCGCGAACATGCTGGTCATGTTCATGTATGGACTAAGGGTACAGAACACAATCCTGCCCGATCAGAGTCCCATGTCCGTTCAAGAT
It includes:
- a CDS encoding TetR/AcrR family transcriptional regulator, with translation MSTVKSSFQTIMDAAEALIQEKGCRQTTLQDIIQRTGMSKGAIYHYVSSKDELFGLVLKSRVEQINARFTEIVASPDTAGLGNPLQLIAEGMVRSTSHQDVTNKIFIYLLSQMDNAKVEAILQDIYRFTLDTCTGWIEVGKLHKVIPAEADGAQIANMLVMFMYGLRVQNTILPDQSPMSVQDLIVFMSKALR